One Mycolicibacterium goodii genomic region harbors:
- a CDS encoding TetR/AcrR family transcriptional regulator, with amino-acid sequence MNEALPAGPGADTSTRHRILVATAEVLARSGQTKLSLSEVALQAGVSRPTLYRWFADKQELLDAFGNYEREMFDHGIGRATAGLRGNEKLDAALRFIVQYQQSYSGVRLVDIEPEVVIAQLSHVIPIMRARLLKLLSGPNAAVKAATAIRVAVSHYIVRSDDGDQFLAQLRHAVGIRQTEPN; translated from the coding sequence GTGAACGAAGCTCTGCCCGCAGGCCCGGGTGCGGACACCTCGACCCGCCACCGGATCCTGGTGGCCACGGCCGAGGTACTCGCACGCAGTGGCCAGACCAAGCTGAGCCTGTCGGAGGTGGCACTGCAGGCCGGGGTCTCGCGGCCCACGCTGTACCGGTGGTTCGCCGACAAGCAGGAGCTCCTCGACGCGTTCGGCAACTACGAGCGTGAGATGTTCGACCACGGGATCGGCCGCGCCACCGCGGGCCTTCGCGGCAACGAAAAGCTCGACGCGGCTTTGCGGTTCATCGTGCAGTACCAACAGTCGTATTCCGGGGTGCGACTGGTGGACATCGAACCCGAGGTGGTCATCGCCCAGCTGTCCCACGTCATCCCGATCATGCGGGCCCGCCTGCTCAAGTTGCTCTCGGGCCCCAATGCGGCGGTCAAGGCCGCGACGGCGATCCGCGTGGCCGTCTCGCACTACATCGTGCGCAGCGACGACGGTGACCAGTTCCTCGCCCAGCTTCGCCACGCGGTCGGCATCAGGCAGACCGAGCCGAACTGA
- a CDS encoding phosphotransferase, which yields MLSTVRRLRPALGLAAHIGHGVQRVATDAALGRLRRFPRRISELDAGHLSTVMGRTVRTLSVLGGDAGTSSRARLSLTGDGVPETVFVKLPAEAAATRLIGELGRLAHTEVRFYQQLAEGLPGAPRSHGSAFDAPTGRFVLVLEDLAEQHCEFPDTLHPLDKDRAALTVELLARVHACFWGRLPARSGQGPLGWLYSASGDDTSLLTGSLLKMSSRRLAERTDIPVQDGRFVDENYRAAAALLDRPPHTVMHGDAHPGNLFFRNGEAGLLDWQAVRRGHPGRELAYTLITSMTTTDRQAAERDLLEEYRRALTAAGGPTLHSGELWERYRLGAVYAYTAPVITAGLGGMQDDRIAMEGARRGVAALADLETVALLKKLL from the coding sequence ATGCTCTCGACGGTCCGTCGCCTCCGACCAGCCCTCGGACTGGCCGCCCACATCGGCCACGGCGTGCAACGCGTTGCCACCGATGCCGCGCTAGGCAGGTTGCGGCGGTTCCCGCGTCGTATCTCCGAGCTCGACGCCGGTCACCTCAGCACCGTCATGGGACGGACGGTACGCACGCTATCAGTACTGGGCGGCGACGCCGGAACCTCGTCCCGGGCCCGGCTCTCGCTGACCGGCGACGGAGTTCCGGAAACGGTGTTCGTCAAGCTGCCCGCCGAGGCCGCCGCCACCCGGCTGATCGGAGAGCTCGGCAGGCTCGCCCACACGGAGGTGCGGTTCTATCAGCAGCTCGCCGAGGGCCTGCCCGGTGCCCCCCGGTCCCACGGCTCGGCGTTCGACGCGCCGACGGGACGCTTCGTGCTCGTCCTGGAGGATCTGGCGGAGCAGCATTGTGAGTTCCCCGACACCCTGCACCCGCTCGACAAGGATCGCGCGGCGCTGACGGTCGAACTGCTCGCCCGGGTGCACGCGTGCTTCTGGGGCCGCCTTCCCGCACGCAGCGGCCAGGGACCGCTGGGCTGGCTGTACTCGGCGTCCGGTGACGACACGTCGCTGCTGACCGGCTCGCTGCTGAAGATGTCGAGCCGACGACTGGCCGAGCGCACCGACATCCCGGTGCAGGACGGCCGGTTCGTCGACGAGAACTACCGGGCGGCCGCAGCGCTGCTCGATCGGCCACCCCACACCGTCATGCACGGCGACGCCCACCCGGGAAACCTGTTCTTCCGCAACGGCGAGGCGGGACTCTTGGACTGGCAGGCGGTGCGCCGCGGGCACCCGGGGCGGGAACTCGCGTATACCCTGATCACCAGCATGACGACCACCGACCGACAAGCCGCGGAGCGCGACCTCCTCGAGGAGTATCGCCGCGCGCTGACCGCCGCCGGCGGCCCCACGCTGCATTCCGGCGAGTTGTGGGAGCGCTACCGCCTCGGCGCGGTGTACGCGTACACGGCGCCAGTGATCACCGCGGGCCTTGGCGGCATGCAGGACGACCGCATCGCGATGGAGGGCGCCCGGCGCGGCGTCGCGGCGCTGGCGGACCTGGAAACCGTGGCTTTACTCAAGAAGCTGCTGTGA
- a CDS encoding TetR/AcrR family transcriptional regulator, producing the protein MTGTDAGTDADSTRERILAATAQVLGDNGMTKLSLSRVASQAGVSRPTLYRWFSSKQDLLDAFVAWERGAYEQAVAQATTALPASERLDAALRVIAEYQQSYPGLRMVDIEPEHVIRRLAQIMPLLRERLERLTTGPDSDVAAATAVRVAVSHYLVRSDDGDDFLPQLWHAVRERRRDPDRKPATHGYPGEG; encoded by the coding sequence ATGACCGGAACCGACGCGGGGACCGACGCTGACAGCACCCGCGAGCGCATACTCGCCGCCACCGCGCAGGTTCTCGGCGACAACGGGATGACAAAACTGAGCCTGTCACGGGTCGCGTCGCAGGCCGGGGTGTCCCGCCCCACGTTGTATCGCTGGTTCTCGTCGAAACAGGATCTGCTCGACGCGTTCGTGGCGTGGGAGCGTGGCGCCTATGAGCAGGCCGTCGCGCAGGCCACCACCGCGCTGCCCGCGTCCGAGCGCCTCGACGCGGCACTGCGCGTCATCGCCGAGTACCAGCAGTCCTATCCGGGTCTGCGGATGGTCGACATCGAACCCGAGCACGTCATCAGACGTCTCGCCCAGATCATGCCGCTGCTGCGTGAACGTCTCGAGCGCCTCACCACCGGTCCGGACAGCGACGTGGCAGCGGCGACCGCGGTGCGCGTCGCGGTCTCGCACTACCTGGTACGCAGCGACGACGGCGACGACTTCTTGCCCCAGCTGTGGCATGCGGTCCGGGAGAGGCGGCGAGACCCCGATCGGAAGCCCGCGACACACGGCTACCCTGGGGAAGGGTGA
- a CDS encoding glycoside hydrolase family 3 C-terminal domain-containing protein, which translates to MTDPLAQISTLTLIQQAALGSGASFWTTEAVGDIPSIVLTDGPHGVRKQSGASDHLGIGSSEPATCFPPAAALSQTWDPDLIERVGAALGAESRALGVHVLLGPGINIKRDPRCGRNFEYFSEDPLLSGALGAAWVRGVQSRGVGASLKHFAANNSEHDRMRASSDVDDRTLREIYLRAFEHVVREAAPWTVMCSYNRINGVYASENTWLLTDVLRGEWGFDGVVVSDWGAVRDRVAAVAAGLDLEMPSSGGFGDSEVVAAVTTGALDAAAVATAAERVARLALRAHGSSWAAETFDMEDLIDAHHRLARQAAGLAVVLLKNDLIDSEPILPLAPSRLAVIGPFAQEPRYQGGGSSHVNPTRLDVPLDEIRTSNLEHPVTYFPGLPAHPDDDAERLRAHAVRGAAEADTAVLFLGLPADEDSEGYDREHIDLPPEQLALLRAVVEAQPRTVVVLSHGGVVRLDAVAELAPAILDGALLGQAGGGALADILFGAVNPSGRLAETVPARLHDTPAYLNFPSENGHTVYGERIFVGYRWYDVRDLEVTFPFGHGLSYTAFAYSDLEVDAGPDGLTVRVVVANVGPRPGREVVQVYASKPDSRISRAPRWLAGFGSLSLDSGERRGIEIPIRRADLAFWDVRSRRWLVESGDHTASVGASSRDLRLHATVAVDGDVPRIVFTRESTLGEILADPAAAPLLFETLGTAAASTPAMGTDLLRMLASVPIERMVSLSGGRVTPERLDDLLAALNAVRP; encoded by the coding sequence GTGACCGACCCACTCGCGCAGATCTCCACCCTCACACTGATCCAGCAGGCCGCACTCGGCAGTGGCGCGAGCTTCTGGACCACCGAGGCCGTCGGGGACATCCCGTCGATCGTGCTCACCGACGGTCCGCACGGTGTCCGCAAGCAAAGCGGCGCATCGGACCATCTCGGCATCGGCAGCAGTGAACCCGCGACGTGTTTCCCTCCCGCGGCGGCGCTGAGCCAGACCTGGGATCCGGATCTGATCGAGCGCGTCGGCGCGGCACTGGGCGCCGAGAGCCGCGCGTTGGGCGTCCACGTCCTGCTCGGCCCCGGCATCAACATCAAGCGGGATCCGCGTTGTGGCCGCAACTTCGAGTACTTCTCGGAGGATCCGCTGCTGTCGGGCGCGCTGGGCGCTGCCTGGGTGCGTGGGGTGCAGAGCCGCGGTGTCGGCGCATCGCTGAAACACTTCGCGGCCAACAACTCCGAGCACGACCGCATGCGCGCCAGTTCCGATGTCGACGACAGGACGCTGCGGGAGATCTATCTGCGGGCCTTCGAGCACGTCGTGCGGGAGGCCGCACCGTGGACGGTGATGTGCTCGTACAACCGGATCAACGGGGTGTACGCCTCTGAGAACACCTGGTTGCTCACCGACGTGCTGCGCGGGGAGTGGGGGTTCGACGGCGTCGTCGTGAGCGACTGGGGAGCCGTACGAGACCGCGTGGCCGCTGTCGCGGCCGGTCTGGACCTGGAGATGCCCTCGTCGGGCGGCTTCGGCGACAGCGAGGTGGTTGCCGCGGTGACCACCGGTGCCCTCGACGCGGCGGCAGTGGCCACGGCCGCCGAACGGGTGGCGCGCCTGGCGCTGCGTGCGCACGGAAGCTCCTGGGCCGCAGAGACATTCGACATGGAGGATCTGATCGACGCCCATCATCGTCTGGCGCGGCAGGCCGCCGGCCTGGCCGTGGTGCTGCTGAAGAACGATCTGATCGACTCCGAGCCGATTCTGCCGCTCGCGCCGTCACGACTCGCGGTCATCGGGCCGTTCGCACAGGAACCCCGCTATCAGGGCGGCGGGAGTTCTCATGTCAACCCGACCCGTCTTGATGTCCCGCTGGACGAGATCCGGACATCCAACCTCGAGCATCCGGTGACCTACTTCCCCGGTCTGCCAGCGCATCCCGACGATGACGCCGAGCGACTGCGCGCGCACGCGGTGCGCGGCGCCGCCGAGGCCGACACCGCGGTGCTGTTCCTCGGCCTGCCCGCGGACGAGGACTCGGAGGGCTACGACCGTGAGCACATCGATCTGCCGCCCGAGCAGTTGGCGCTGCTGCGCGCGGTGGTCGAGGCGCAACCCCGCACGGTCGTCGTCCTGTCCCATGGCGGCGTCGTACGTCTGGATGCCGTTGCGGAACTGGCTCCGGCGATCCTCGACGGTGCGCTGCTGGGTCAGGCCGGCGGCGGCGCACTCGCCGATATCCTGTTCGGCGCCGTGAACCCGTCGGGGCGGCTCGCCGAGACCGTGCCCGCGCGCCTGCACGACACTCCGGCCTATCTGAACTTCCCGTCCGAGAACGGCCACACTGTCTACGGGGAACGCATTTTCGTGGGGTACCGCTGGTATGACGTCCGAGATCTGGAGGTCACGTTTCCGTTCGGGCACGGCCTGTCCTACACGGCGTTCGCATACTCCGACCTCGAGGTCGACGCCGGTCCCGACGGGTTGACGGTGCGCGTGGTGGTGGCGAACGTCGGTCCGCGTCCCGGCCGCGAGGTGGTGCAGGTGTACGCGTCCAAACCGGATTCCCGGATCAGCCGGGCGCCCCGCTGGCTGGCCGGGTTCGGCAGCCTGAGTTTGGACAGCGGTGAGCGGCGCGGTATCGAAATCCCAATCCGGCGTGCGGACCTCGCGTTCTGGGATGTCAGAAGTCGCCGGTGGTTGGTCGAATCCGGTGACCACACGGCATCGGTGGGCGCATCCAGCCGGGACCTGAGACTGCATGCCACGGTGGCGGTCGACGGTGACGTTCCGAGGATCGTGTTCACCAGGGAGTCGACGCTGGGCGAGATCCTCGCCGACCCGGCCGCCGCGCCATTGCTTTTCGAGACGCTCGGCACCGCGGCGGCGAGCACACCTGCGATGGGGACCGACCTGCTGCGGATGCTGGCGTCGGTGCCGATCGAGCGGATGGTCTCGCTTTCCGGCGGCCGGGTGACACCCGAACGGCTCGATGATCTGCTCGCGGCGCTCAACGCCGTGCGTCCTTGA
- a CDS encoding cytochrome P450 — MTASVRPPVTGNFSYDPFDPDVMADPAPYYRVLRDRYPVYHIEKWDTWAVSRFSDIWRVLEVNDGTFVASEGTLPAATVLAQRNDGAVPDPPWHPMPFHANFDNPVYESVRRCTSPPLRPRSVTKLADRIRTLANERLDELLPRGHFDLTQDYGGMVAAAVVCELVGLPVDLAADVLAAVNAGSLAQPGSGVEVADARPGYLEYLTPVVRRRRAGDGDELPIVDNLLRYRLPDGSAFSDSEAAAQMLGVFIGGTETVPKIVAHGLWELRRHPGQLATVRADLDANVPIVREEMIRFCAPAQWFARTVRKPFTLHGTTLQPGQRIITLLASAARDEREYPDPESFIWDRRIERLLAFGRGQHFCLGVHLARLEITIMVTEWLKRVSDYRIDEHAAHRPPSSFQWGWNNLPVEV, encoded by the coding sequence ATGACCGCGTCGGTGAGGCCGCCTGTGACGGGGAACTTTTCGTACGATCCGTTCGACCCGGACGTGATGGCCGATCCGGCACCGTACTACCGTGTGCTGCGCGACCGATATCCGGTGTACCACATCGAGAAGTGGGACACCTGGGCCGTGTCGCGGTTCTCCGACATCTGGAGGGTGCTCGAGGTCAACGACGGGACGTTCGTCGCCTCCGAGGGAACCCTTCCCGCCGCAACGGTTCTGGCGCAGCGCAACGACGGTGCCGTGCCGGACCCGCCGTGGCATCCCATGCCGTTCCACGCGAACTTCGACAACCCGGTTTACGAGAGCGTGCGTCGGTGCACCTCGCCGCCGTTGCGGCCGCGTTCGGTGACGAAACTGGCCGACCGCATCCGCACGCTGGCCAACGAGCGCCTCGACGAACTGCTGCCGCGCGGCCATTTCGACCTCACGCAGGACTACGGCGGTATGGTCGCGGCCGCGGTGGTGTGCGAACTGGTCGGGCTGCCGGTCGATCTCGCGGCCGATGTGCTGGCCGCCGTCAACGCGGGCAGCCTCGCGCAACCGGGCAGCGGCGTCGAGGTGGCCGACGCGCGCCCGGGCTACCTGGAGTACCTGACCCCGGTGGTGCGCCGTCGCCGCGCCGGCGACGGCGACGAACTGCCGATCGTCGACAACCTGCTGCGGTACCGACTGCCCGACGGGTCTGCCTTCAGCGACTCCGAAGCGGCTGCGCAGATGCTCGGCGTGTTCATCGGCGGCACCGAGACCGTGCCGAAGATCGTGGCACACGGGCTGTGGGAACTCCGAAGACATCCCGGGCAACTCGCGACCGTGCGCGCCGATCTGGATGCCAACGTGCCGATCGTGCGCGAGGAGATGATCCGGTTCTGCGCGCCCGCACAGTGGTTCGCGCGCACGGTACGCAAACCGTTCACGCTGCACGGCACCACGTTGCAGCCGGGGCAACGCATCATCACGCTCCTGGCGTCGGCCGCCCGTGACGAACGCGAATACCCGGACCCTGAGTCGTTCATCTGGGATCGTCGTATCGAACGGTTGCTGGCGTTCGGCCGTGGGCAGCACTTCTGTCTCGGCGTACACCTGGCCCGGTTGGAGATCACGATCATGGTGACCGAATGGCTCAAGCGCGTGAGCGACTACCGGATCGACGAACATGCCGCCCACCGACCGCCGTCGAGCTTCCAGTGGGGCTGGAACAACCTGCCCGTCGAGGTGTGA
- a CDS encoding thioesterase family protein — MSDSYYELLDAFDPLGEKFAATDMVRGTWSAGIQHAAPVSALLVRALERCERRADTRLSRAAIDLMGGVPSEGGLWVRAEMQRPGRQIELVGAEMLAAGPDGAPRTVARASGWRMSTLDTSALQYTGEPPLPPLEQAHSRDMAKDWEPNYVHSLDWRWLTVPQAPGRGESWLKPTVDLVKGEVMTPLQRLFAVADDANGIGSKIDIRTWTFLNTDLVVHVHRIPEGEWIGIRADTNYGPDGVGTTVGTLFDASGAVGAIQQSVLVRPRPSRS; from the coding sequence ATGTCGGACTCCTACTACGAACTGCTCGATGCGTTCGATCCGCTCGGCGAGAAGTTCGCCGCCACCGACATGGTGCGCGGCACGTGGTCGGCCGGCATCCAACATGCCGCGCCGGTGTCGGCACTGCTGGTCCGCGCCCTGGAGCGGTGTGAGCGGCGGGCCGACACCCGGCTGAGCCGCGCCGCGATCGACCTGATGGGCGGGGTGCCGTCCGAGGGCGGCCTGTGGGTGCGCGCCGAAATGCAGCGGCCCGGTAGGCAGATCGAACTCGTCGGCGCCGAGATGCTGGCCGCGGGCCCCGACGGCGCGCCGCGAACGGTCGCACGCGCGTCGGGTTGGCGCATGTCGACGCTCGACACGTCAGCACTGCAGTACACGGGCGAACCACCGCTGCCGCCGCTGGAGCAGGCCCACAGCCGCGACATGGCCAAGGACTGGGAGCCGAACTACGTGCACAGCCTCGACTGGCGCTGGCTCACGGTGCCGCAGGCCCCCGGGCGGGGAGAGTCGTGGCTCAAGCCCACGGTCGACCTCGTCAAGGGCGAGGTCATGACGCCGCTGCAGAGATTGTTCGCGGTCGCCGACGACGCCAATGGCATCGGCTCCAAGATCGACATCCGCACATGGACCTTTCTCAACACCGATCTCGTGGTCCATGTGCACCGGATCCCCGAGGGCGAGTGGATCGGGATCCGTGCCGACACCAACTACGGCCCAGACGGCGTCGGCACCACGGTCGGAACCCTGTTCGACGCGTCCGGTGCCGTCGGCGCGATCCAGCAGTCCGTGCTGGTGCGGCCCCGCCCGTCCCGTTCCTGA
- a CDS encoding SMP-30/gluconolactonase/LRE family protein, producing MTIRAGSLRTTELANGFCFGEGPRWFEGLLWFSDMLGEAVHTVTSGGSMTTLSLPGHAPSGLGFRPDGTLCIVSTEKCQVLCYDGETVELLADLRDVAPAPLGDMVLDRMGRAYVGSQARSGGMIVRIDPDDTVEPIRVVADGLDFPNGMAFTSDGDTLVVAESTARRLTAYTVDEEGDLSDRRIFAEGLDGPPDGIAIDARGGVWAALTLAHEFCRIVDSGPGPPAVTDRVDANGRTAIACALGGAEGRTLFMVTSTDAYPQRLMGTRLSRVDALDVDIPAPGHSITADHHHH from the coding sequence GTGACGATCCGAGCCGGGTCTCTCCGCACGACAGAACTGGCCAACGGGTTCTGCTTCGGTGAGGGGCCTCGGTGGTTCGAGGGCCTGCTGTGGTTCTCCGACATGCTCGGCGAGGCCGTGCACACCGTCACCTCGGGCGGGTCCATGACCACGCTGTCCCTACCCGGACATGCGCCGTCCGGCTTGGGTTTTCGCCCCGACGGAACCTTGTGCATCGTCTCCACCGAGAAGTGTCAGGTGCTGTGCTACGACGGCGAGACGGTCGAACTGCTGGCCGATCTGCGGGACGTCGCACCCGCGCCGCTCGGCGACATGGTGCTCGACCGCATGGGCCGCGCCTACGTCGGATCCCAGGCCCGCAGCGGCGGCATGATCGTGCGGATCGACCCCGACGACACGGTCGAACCGATCCGCGTCGTGGCCGACGGGCTCGACTTCCCCAACGGCATGGCGTTCACTTCCGACGGCGACACCCTCGTCGTCGCGGAGTCGACAGCCCGCAGGCTCACCGCGTACACCGTCGACGAGGAGGGTGATCTGTCCGATCGCCGGATCTTCGCCGAGGGGCTCGACGGTCCGCCCGACGGCATCGCGATCGACGCACGGGGCGGCGTCTGGGCCGCGCTGACCCTCGCCCACGAGTTCTGCCGCATAGTCGACAGCGGACCCGGCCCCCCGGCCGTCACCGACCGCGTCGACGCGAACGGCCGCACCGCGATCGCGTGCGCGCTGGGCGGTGCCGAGGGCCGCACACTGTTCATGGTGACCAGCACCGACGCGTATCCGCAGCGGCTCATGGGCACCCGGCTCTCCCGAGTCGACGCGCTCGACGTCGACATCCCGGCGCCTGGGCATTCCATCACGGCCGACCATCACCACCACTGA
- a CDS encoding NIPSNAP family protein translates to MKKYFSHTLLYLHETVDLGTGRADEFTEVFGEVYQPMMQDLGARLFAVWETTPYNGHWPQVTVIWELDAFADYARIGRARALGGSHEKQASGWAAYLSEIGARGEGRIMYAGRHNRTLAQLRQDDFKAGLVIQEIMQTKPGRQDDYIRELERLYVPWSERTGKRWLGSFITTFRFNEVIHYWALDDDWDCFENHYPSWKDSPPAEIVTWMSVAPALRDGWEDSILSALPPSPLR, encoded by the coding sequence ATGAAGAAGTACTTCAGCCACACGTTGCTGTATCTCCACGAGACGGTCGACCTGGGAACGGGCCGCGCCGACGAGTTCACCGAGGTCTTCGGCGAGGTCTACCAACCGATGATGCAAGACCTCGGGGCGCGGCTGTTCGCCGTGTGGGAAACCACGCCGTACAACGGGCACTGGCCGCAGGTGACCGTCATCTGGGAGCTCGACGCATTCGCCGACTACGCGCGAATCGGCAGAGCCAGGGCCCTCGGCGGTAGCCACGAGAAGCAGGCGTCCGGGTGGGCCGCATACCTGTCGGAGATCGGAGCCCGTGGCGAGGGCCGAATCATGTACGCGGGCAGGCACAACCGGACGCTTGCGCAACTGCGGCAGGATGACTTCAAGGCCGGCCTGGTGATACAGGAGATCATGCAGACCAAACCGGGCCGCCAGGACGACTACATCCGTGAACTCGAACGCCTGTACGTGCCGTGGTCCGAGCGCACCGGCAAGCGCTGGCTCGGGTCGTTCATCACGACGTTCCGCTTCAACGAGGTGATCCACTACTGGGCGCTCGACGATGACTGGGACTGCTTCGAGAACCACTACCCGTCATGGAAGGACAGCCCGCCTGCGGAGATCGTCACGTGGATGAGCGTGGCACCCGCGCTGCGCGACGGCTGGGAGGACTCGATCCTGTCGGCTCTGCCCCCGTCCCCGCTGCGATGA
- a CDS encoding zinc-binding dehydrogenase → MWSYRLVAPYTFERSDIAPPSPDALADGQVLLSFSAAGICGSDIPGFRGTQGKLPGDTGPCAAGIPGFPIHEIVGEVLASSHPDHRVGDHVVGWASGFDGLMEQVVADGNGLSSYDPALPPRLAVALQPLACVLYAVEQLPDLAGRHVAIIGQGSIGLLFSYVAKALGAARITGVDPVDRSGIASRFGVDAAVRATSDRWITYLDPADRADVVIEAVGHQVATLNHGLAAAAFGGTVFYFGVPDDDSYPISMRTMLRNNLTLKSGVTLDRQRVLRRADEFARDHPGLLHNYVTHTFGIDDAQAAFELACRPVPDRVKIAVAR, encoded by the coding sequence GTGTGGTCCTACCGACTCGTCGCGCCGTACACCTTCGAGCGCTCCGACATCGCCCCACCATCGCCGGATGCGCTGGCGGACGGCCAGGTGCTGCTGAGCTTCTCGGCCGCGGGTATCTGCGGCAGTGACATTCCCGGATTCCGCGGCACACAGGGCAAGTTGCCGGGGGACACCGGGCCGTGCGCCGCCGGGATACCAGGGTTCCCGATCCACGAGATCGTCGGCGAGGTCCTGGCGAGCAGCCATCCGGATCACCGCGTGGGGGACCACGTGGTGGGCTGGGCGTCGGGCTTCGACGGTCTGATGGAACAGGTCGTCGCTGACGGGAACGGTCTGAGCTCCTACGACCCGGCTCTACCGCCCCGGTTGGCCGTAGCGTTGCAACCCCTGGCGTGCGTGCTCTACGCCGTCGAACAGTTGCCCGACCTCGCCGGGCGCCATGTCGCGATCATCGGACAGGGTTCGATCGGCCTGTTGTTCTCCTATGTGGCAAAGGCTCTCGGCGCCGCGCGGATCACCGGTGTCGACCCCGTCGACCGCTCCGGGATCGCCTCGCGTTTCGGCGTCGACGCCGCGGTGCGCGCCACGAGCGACCGCTGGATCACCTATCTCGATCCGGCCGACCGCGCCGACGTCGTGATCGAAGCCGTCGGCCACCAGGTCGCCACGCTCAACCACGGGCTGGCCGCGGCCGCGTTCGGCGGCACCGTCTTCTACTTCGGCGTCCCCGACGACGACAGCTATCCGATCAGCATGCGCACCATGCTGCGCAACAACCTCACGCTGAAATCCGGTGTGACGCTGGACCGGCAGCGGGTCCTGCGCCGCGCGGACGAGTTCGCGCGCGACCACCCCGGACTGCTGCACAATTACGTCACCCACACGTTCGGCATCGACGACGCGCAGGCCGCCTTCGAACTGGCCTGCCGCCCGGTGCCGGACCGGGTCAAGATCGCAGTGGCACGATGA
- a CDS encoding cytochrome P450 has protein sequence MTVASSAQAREHSPFDITSHDFWSQPFSVRDETFAQLRAAEGLSWHQPLSSLFDVEEPGFWAVTRRADIQFVSQHPELFTSAQGVALDPMPADVQKFATFFLMMDPPEHTVYRRLISSAFTPRNVRRIEEQIHANAVDIVDQLIGAGNVDFVETCSAQLPMRTISDMLGVPKADQPALAKAAEKLFSMSDDEYATLEERAMATINEIMLISDTGVELAKFRRANPGDDLMTSIVNAEVDGHRLTDDEIGAFLILLASAGNDTTKQTTTHAMMALAANPDQRDWLIEDFDGRIGLAVEEFVRWATPVIQFARFATEDVEVAGQTVRAGEKVGLFYCSANRDETVFTDPHRFDLSRSPNPHLGFGGGGPHFCLGNQLAKAELRNLFRQLLTRLKTVEFGEPELLYSSFVHGIKRVPAYIR, from the coding sequence GTGACAGTCGCCAGCTCAGCGCAGGCACGCGAACACAGCCCGTTCGACATCACGTCACACGATTTCTGGAGTCAGCCGTTCAGTGTGCGCGATGAGACGTTCGCGCAACTGCGGGCGGCAGAGGGCCTGAGTTGGCACCAGCCGCTGTCGTCGCTGTTCGACGTCGAGGAGCCCGGTTTCTGGGCGGTGACCCGCCGCGCCGACATCCAATTCGTCAGCCAGCATCCGGAGCTGTTCACCTCGGCGCAGGGCGTCGCGCTGGATCCGATGCCCGCCGATGTGCAGAAGTTCGCGACGTTCTTCCTGATGATGGATCCGCCCGAGCACACGGTGTACCGCCGGTTGATCAGCTCGGCGTTCACGCCGCGCAATGTGCGCCGCATCGAGGAGCAGATTCACGCCAACGCCGTCGACATCGTCGACCAACTGATCGGTGCGGGCAACGTCGACTTCGTCGAGACATGCTCGGCCCAGCTGCCGATGCGGACGATCTCAGACATGCTGGGTGTGCCCAAGGCTGATCAGCCTGCGCTGGCCAAGGCCGCCGAGAAGCTCTTCAGCATGAGCGACGACGAGTACGCGACGCTCGAAGAACGCGCCATGGCCACGATCAACGAGATCATGCTGATCTCCGACACCGGTGTGGAACTGGCGAAGTTCCGGCGCGCCAATCCGGGCGACGACCTGATGACGAGCATCGTCAACGCCGAGGTCGACGGCCATCGGTTGACCGACGACGAGATCGGCGCGTTCCTCATCCTGCTCGCATCCGCAGGCAACGACACCACCAAGCAGACCACCACCCACGCGATGATGGCGCTGGCCGCCAACCCGGACCAACGCGATTGGCTCATCGAGGATTTCGACGGTCGCATCGGCCTGGCCGTCGAGGAGTTCGTGCGCTGGGCCACCCCGGTGATCCAGTTTGCGCGCTTCGCCACCGAGGATGTCGAGGTCGCGGGCCAGACGGTCAGGGCGGGGGAGAAGGTCGGACTCTTCTACTGTTCGGCGAATCGCGACGAGACGGTGTTCACCGATCCGCATCGGTTCGACCTGAGCCGCTCGCCGAACCCGCACCTGGGCTTCGGTGGTGGGGGCCCGCACTTCTGCCTCGGCAACCAGCTGGCCAAGGCGGAGTTGCGAAACCTGTTCCGCCAATTGCTGACCCGACTCAAGACGGTCGAGTTCGGGGAGCCGGAACTGCTGTACAGCAGCTTCGTGCACGGCATCAAACGGGTTCCGGCGTACATCCGGTAG